One Gelria sp. Kuro-4 DNA segment encodes these proteins:
- the ftcD gene encoding glutamate formimidoyltransferase encodes MARLVECVPNFSEGRRPEVIEAILAEIRSIPGVLLLDAKSDASHNRTVVTFVGEPEAAKQAAFAACARAAQLINMQEHHGEHPRIGATDVIPFIPVTEVTMAECVELARSLGREIAEKLGIPVYLYEEASTRPHLKTLPQIRKGEYEGLKEAVHNPERWPDFGPHELHPTAGATVVGAREFLIAFNVNLGTDNVDVAKKIAKAIRESSGGYKNVKALGVMIEERGQAQVTINMCNYRTAPLYRVFETIKSEAARYGVNVVGSEIVGLTPLEALVDVAAFYLRLEDFKREQILEERLWEQGE; translated from the coding sequence ATGGCGCGTTTAGTGGAATGTGTTCCCAACTTCAGCGAAGGTCGGCGGCCGGAGGTTATTGAGGCCATCCTGGCGGAGATTCGCAGTATCCCAGGGGTGTTGCTCCTCGATGCCAAGTCTGACGCCAGCCACAACCGTACGGTGGTAACCTTTGTCGGCGAGCCGGAGGCAGCCAAGCAGGCCGCCTTTGCCGCCTGTGCCCGGGCCGCTCAGCTTATCAACATGCAAGAGCATCACGGTGAACACCCGCGCATCGGGGCCACGGACGTAATTCCGTTCATCCCAGTGACGGAGGTGACCATGGCCGAGTGCGTGGAACTGGCGCGCTCACTGGGGCGGGAAATCGCCGAGAAGCTGGGCATCCCGGTGTACCTGTACGAGGAAGCGTCCACCCGTCCCCATCTTAAGACCCTGCCGCAAATCCGCAAGGGTGAGTACGAAGGGCTTAAGGAGGCTGTTCATAATCCGGAGCGCTGGCCGGACTTTGGACCGCATGAGCTTCACCCCACCGCCGGCGCTACGGTGGTTGGAGCGCGGGAGTTCCTGATCGCCTTCAACGTGAACCTGGGCACGGACAATGTGGACGTGGCGAAGAAAATTGCCAAAGCCATCCGGGAGTCGAGCGGCGGATATAAGAATGTGAAAGCGCTGGGCGTCATGATCGAGGAGCGCGGACAGGCCCAGGTCACCATCAATATGTGCAACTACAGGACCGCACCGCTTTACCGCGTCTTTGAAACCATAAAGAGCGAGGCGGCGCGGTACGGAGTAAATGTGGTCGGAAGCGAGATCGTCGGGCTCACCCCGCTGGAAGCCCTGGTGGACGTGGCGGCCTTCTACCTCCGCCTGGAGGACTTCAAGCGGGAGCAGATCCTGGAGGAGCGGCTCTGGGAACAAGGAGAATAA
- the gltS gene encoding sodium/glutamate symporter, with product MELSTVDGLLTLKLGLVESTALAVLLLLWGYAVRRKVKVFERFCIPAPVIGGLAFSIVALLLRQSHLLAFKLDTTVQSPFMIAFFTTVGLGGSFSLLKKGGVGLIIYWLAAGFIAWSQNGLGVLLAKLTGVHPLYGVICGAITMEGGHGSAAAFGPVIEGLGIKGATTVGMAAATFGLISGGLLGGPVTKYLIEKHNLENKQSGEAYVSLAEARGITKEEPISGNRVMQTLGIILVAMTVGAIASKWIESTFKLVLPGYVGAMFVAVILRNLNDHFRLVRIHEQSVDMIGDVTLGIFLSMALMTLKLWELFDLAIPMLVILIGQVVWMAVFTIFILFPLLGRDYDAAVMCAGMCGHGLGATPNAVANMSAVTEKYGPSTKAFLIVPLVGAFLIDLFGIPSILTFINIFK from the coding sequence TTTGAGCGGTTTTGCATCCCGGCTCCGGTGATCGGTGGTCTGGCCTTTTCTATTGTTGCTCTTCTCTTACGGCAGAGTCATCTTCTGGCCTTCAAGCTGGACACCACCGTACAGAGCCCGTTTATGATTGCCTTCTTTACTACCGTGGGCTTGGGTGGAAGCTTCAGCCTCCTCAAGAAGGGCGGAGTCGGCCTCATAATTTACTGGCTGGCCGCGGGCTTTATTGCCTGGAGTCAGAATGGCTTAGGGGTTCTTCTGGCGAAGCTGACGGGTGTGCACCCACTCTATGGCGTCATTTGCGGGGCCATCACCATGGAGGGAGGCCATGGGAGTGCGGCGGCCTTCGGCCCGGTGATTGAGGGCCTGGGGATCAAGGGAGCCACCACAGTGGGCATGGCCGCGGCCACGTTTGGGCTCATCTCTGGAGGGCTCTTGGGCGGGCCTGTGACCAAGTACCTGATCGAAAAGCACAACTTGGAAAACAAACAAAGCGGCGAGGCTTACGTCAGCCTGGCCGAGGCCCGGGGCATTACGAAAGAAGAACCGATTTCTGGAAATCGCGTTATGCAGACTCTGGGGATCATCCTTGTGGCCATGACGGTGGGTGCCATTGCCAGCAAATGGATTGAAAGCACCTTCAAGTTGGTGCTTCCCGGCTACGTGGGCGCCATGTTTGTTGCCGTAATCCTGCGTAACTTGAACGATCATTTTCGCCTGGTGCGCATTCACGAGCAAAGTGTGGACATGATCGGGGATGTAACGCTGGGCATCTTCCTTTCCATGGCCCTTATGACCCTCAAGCTTTGGGAGCTCTTCGACCTGGCTATTCCCATGCTTGTTATCCTTATCGGTCAGGTGGTTTGGATGGCTGTATTTACCATCTTCATTCTCTTCCCTCTGTTGGGTCGCGACTACGATGCTGCGGTGATGTGCGCCGGCATGTGCGGCCACGGGCTGGGAGCCACTCCGAACGCAGTGGCCAACATGAGTGCGGTTACCGAAAAGTACGGCCCGTCCACCAAGGCCTTTCTCATCGTTCCTTTGGTGGGTGCCTTCCTGATTGACCTTTTCGGGATTCCTTCCATCTTGACCTTCATCAACATCTTTAAGTAG
- a CDS encoding formate--tetrahydrofolate ligase: MISDIEIARAAGLKPIEEAAAAFGSAPEELELYGRYKAEATPRVWGRVKDRPDYGPFLGKR, from the coding sequence TTGATTTCCGACATTGAGATCGCCCGGGCGGCTGGGCTTAAGCCGATCGAGGAGGCGGCCGCCGCCTTTGGTAGTGCGCCTGAAGAACTTGAACTTTACGGCCGGTACAAAGCCGAGGCAACTCCTCGGGTGTGGGGGCGCGTGAAAGACCGACCGGATTACGGGCCTTTTCTGGGGAAGAGATAG